In Fundulus heteroclitus isolate FHET01 chromosome 16, MU-UCD_Fhet_4.1, whole genome shotgun sequence, a single genomic region encodes these proteins:
- the si:ch211-214j24.15 gene encoding GTPase IMAP family member 8, with product MGDTCWLASACPALLETGDGSGASQLRIVLLGGRNCGKNSLGNLILGKEEFVTKERTCSSRRLAVVAGHWLTVVDTPGWWCDSSARDTSNLVKREIVTSVSLCSPGPHVFLVTVKASSVFSERRRRAVEEHVGLLGDGAWDHCVLVFTFAHSFQHTQAEECVERGGEALRWLAEKCHQRCHSVVLNENSDVTELLAKIQKLVTANGNRVFEMQENVLQMAAEEKRGVAERAQLRFLTIKRHRSVMREKLRPVTAIRLVLLGAKGSGKTSALNTILGRENSRRLGRTAQCRVGDGVVLGRQVTVVDTPGWWMNYFCSESPLFDRREMVLSLSLCPPGPHVFLLVVRADRAFTETYRRAAQEHLELISERVWSRVNLLFTFGDWLGGTTTEQLIESEGEPLRWLVERCSNRYHVLNSKTRGDGFQVRELIGKIEETMCGCDGTWHYEIEREELGELRRRMREEAERANERLTRKEKQRRRAQAEMEKLAPLQELRIILVGGRKGGKSSCGNTILSRDAFATDAQTVSCSENRCKVRGKTVSVVDTPGCFPVSAEFAGTPSAVLLVVNASAAFTDLHREAAETQLDAGGSRLWSRAMVLFSHGDWLGDTSIERRIESEGQPLQTLVERCGNRYHVMDNKNQGDGAQVSELVELVEEMLVMGEADDLYGGDRMWKRVCSAEEQQNDATLSKRNLRKRTSRRHRLSLDLAEAATSSFYPEELAPTQAVALPARRARRQSGLVFLDSSSLVFLSVLEQGRSWSTIDLPLRFPSPHSLLLSPRRQTTVLVSCQGRRGGIASEDDFIGVRSLCHPALRERTLRRLSHSGGLQALVDQWGHSSLDELEAFIDSYFEMVWEQTMGSFQPPESDPPATEQNAVDRHVGEEELLLSIDRKLTRLELLEEIRRDLAELKQNLECSWGDKQELRDKSEKDD from the exons ATGGGGGACACCTGCTGGCTGGCGTCCGCTTGTCCTGCCCTGCTGGAGACAG GGGACGGCTCGGGTGCATCGCAGTTAAGGATTGTCCTTCTCGGAGGAAGGAACTGTGGGAAGAACTCTCTGGGGAACCTGATCCTTGGCAAAGAGGAGTTTGTCACCAAAGAGAGGACTTGTTCTTCTCGCAGGCTGGCAGTGGTGGCCGGACATTGGCTCACGGTGGTGGACACTCCTGGATGGTGGTGCGACTCCAGCGCTCGGGACACTTCGAATCTCGTGAAGAGGGAGATCGTAACCAGCGTCTCGTTGTGCTCGCCGGGCCCTCACGTCTTTCTGGTCACGGTGAAGGCGAGCTCGGTGTTCTCAGAGAGGCGCCGGAGAGCCGTGGAGGAGCACGTGGGCCTGCTGGGTGACGGGGCGTGGGACCACTGCGTGCTCGTCTTCACCTTCGCTCACAGCTTTCAGCACACGCAAGCGGAGGAGTGCGtggagagagggggggaggcCCTCCGCTGGCTCGCTGAGAAGTGCCACCAGAGGTGTCACAGCGTTGTCCTGAATGAGAACTCCGACGTAACAGAGCTGCTGGCGAAGATACAGAAACTCGTTACGGCGAACGGAAACAGAGTGTTTGAGATGCAGGAAAACGTTTTACAGATGGCAGCGGAGGAGAAGAGAGGCGTGGCCGAGAGGGCTCAGCTGAggtttttaacaataaaacggCACAGATCTGTCATGCGAG AGAAGTTACGGCCCGTCACTGCAATCCGCCTTGTGCTGCTCGGAGCCAAGGGTTCAGGAAAGACCTCGGCGCTGAACACCATCCTGGGCAGAGAGAACAGCCGGAGACTCGGCAGGACAGCCCAGTGTCGTGTTGGAGACGGTGTTGTGCTTGGAAGACAGGTGACCGTCGTGGACACCCCGGGCTGGTGGATGAACTACTTCTGCAGCGAGAGTCCCCTCTTCGACAGGAGGGAGATGGTGCTCAGCTTGTCTCTGTGTCCGCCGGGGCCTCACGTCTTTCTGCTGGTGGTCCGCGCGGACCGAGCTTTCACGGAGACGTACAGGCGAGCAGCCCAGGAGCACCTCGAGCTCATCAGCGAGCGGGTCTGGAGCCGCGTGAACCTGCTGTTCACGTTCGGGGACTGGCTGGGGGGCACCACGACGGAGCAGCTCATCGAGAGCGAGGGGGAGCCTCTGCGGTGGCTGGTGGAGAGATGTTCCAACCGGTACCACGTCCTGAACAGTAAGACCAGAGGAGATGGATTTCAAGTCAGAGAACTGATCGGGAAGATCGAGGAAACGATGTGTGGCTGCGACGGGACGTGGCATTACGAAATAGAGAGGGAAGAGCTGGGGGAactgaggaggaggatgagagaggaggcagagagagcCAACGAACGACTGACGCGGAAGGAGAAGCAACGACGGCGGGCACAGGCTGAGATGG AGAAGCTCGCCCCTCTGCAAGAGCTGAGAATAATACTGGTTGGTGGCAGGAAGGGAGGCAAAAGCTCATGTGGAAACACCATCCTCAGCAGAGACGCCTTCGCCACAGACGCCCAGACGGTCTCCTGTAGTGAAAATCGCTGCAAAGTCAGAGGGAAGACGGTGTCTGTGGTGGACACTCCCGGATGCTTCCCTGTAAGCGCTGAATTTGCGGGGACTCCTTCGGCTGTCCTCCTGGTTGTCAACGCGAGCGCCGCGTTCACGGATCTCCACCGCGAAGCCGCAGAGACACAGCTGGACGCCGGGGGGAGCCGGCTGTGGAGCAGAGCGATGGTGTTGTTCAGCCACGGCGACTGGCTGGGAGACACCAGCATCGAGCGACGCATCGAGAGCGAAGGCCAGCCGCTGCAGACGCTGGTGGAGCGGTGCGGCAACAGGTACCATGTCATGGACAACAAGAACCAGGGGGACGGCGCTCAGGTGAGCGAGCTGGTGGAGCTGGTGGAGGAGATGTTGGTCATGGGGGAGGCGGATGATCTTTATGGAGGTGACCGCATGTGGAAAAGGGTTTGTTCTGCAGAGGAACAGCAGAATGATGCAACGCTGAGTAAGAGGAATCTAAGGAAGAGGACGAGCAGAAGACACCGGCTGTCTCTTGACT tggcTGAGGCTGCAACTTCCTCGTTTTATCCGGAGGAATTAGCGCCGACACAGGCGGTGGCTTTACCAGCAAGAAGAGCCAGAAGACAGTCAGGATTGGTGTTCTTGGACAGCAGCAGCTTAGTGTTTCTGTCTGTGCTCGAACAAGGACGGAGCTGGTCGACGATAGATTTACCTTTAAGGTTCCCTTCTCCTCACAGCCTCCTGCTCTCTCCCAGACGTCAGACAACGGTGCTGGTGTCGTGTCAGGGTCGGCGCGGCGGCATCGCCTCAGAGGACGATTTCATCGGCGTCCGTTCCCTTTGCCATCCCGCCCTGAGAGAGCGGACTCTCCGCAGGTTGTCCCACTCTGGAGGCCTGCAGGCTCTTGTTGATCAGTGGGGCCACAGCAGCCTGGACGAGCTGGAGGCCTTCATTGACTCTTACTTTGAGATGGTGTGGGAACAGACCATGGGCTCGTTTCAGCCGCCCGAATCTGACCCTCCAGCCACAGAGCAGAATGCTGTCGACAGGCACGTTGGGGAAGAGGAGCTGCTCCTATCCATCGACAGGAAGCTTAcgaggctggagctcctggAGGAGATCCGGAGGGATTTGGCAGAACTGAAGCAGAACCTGGAGTGCAGCTGGGGGGATAAACAGGAACTCAGAGACAAAAGTGAAAAGGACGATTAG
- the LOC105937485 gene encoding migration and invasion enhancer 1, whose translation MGVKIRVEYCGGUGYEPRYRELASTVKGEFPDADVSGFVGRRGSFEIEINEQLIFSKLEAGGFPYEDDIMDAIQKAVDGKPVQKISKSRPPCVIM comes from the exons ATGGGGGTGAAAATCCGAGTCGAATACTG CGGCGGATGAGGGTACGAACCCCGCTATCGGGAGCTCGCCAGCACCGTGAAGGGCGAGTTTCCCGATGCGGATGTGTCGGGCTTTGTGGGAAGGAGAG GCAGCTTCGAAATCGAAATTAACGAGCAGCTCATCTTCTCCAAGCTTGAGGCAGGGGGCTTCCCATACGAGGATGAC ATCATGGATGCAATCCAGAAAGCCGTGGACGGGAAACCTGTGCAGAAGATCAGCAAAAGCCGCCCCCCCTGCGTCATCATGTAG